In Biomphalaria glabrata chromosome 11, xgBioGlab47.1, whole genome shotgun sequence, the following proteins share a genomic window:
- the LOC106058501 gene encoding 26S proteasome non-ATPase regulatory subunit 3-like produces the protein MVIKDVEMVDVSAVDAKTDEADKEEKKDPELLTLEDIREHVRHIEKAVSTKEPRFMSRVIRALVSVRRKLNPRILRSLMKGYFTAPNFTNKEELLPFLADSQSEGTNGVSAVFRPRSGKQAQVPVLPEIEIYIHLLVLIYLIDTKQYERAVECSLLLIKKLVLQNRRAMDMLSAKCYFYYSRAYELTNRLEEIRTVLHARLRTATLRCDHEGQATLINLLLRNYLHYNLYEQADKLVSKSTFPESASNNEWARFLYYLGRIKAAQLEYSEAHKHLLQATRKAPQHSAIGFKQTVQKLAITVELLLGDIPDRSVFRQQSMRKTLAPYFQLTQAVRGGNLQKFNETLAKFGTKFQAENTYTLIVRLRHNVIKTGVRMICLSYSRISLVDIAQKLTLDSPEDAEFIVAKAIRDGVIEAIIDHENGYVQSKETGDVYSTKEPMTAFHQRISFCLDIHNQSVKAMRFPPKSYNKDLESAEERREREQQELESAKEIAEEDFDGFP, from the exons atggtgaTAAAAGATGTTGAAATGGTTGATGTTTCTGCAGTCGATGCTAAAACAGACGAGGCAgataaagaagaaaagaaagacccAGAGTTATTAACTTTAGAAG ATATTCGTGAACATGTTCGACACATAGAAAAGGCTGTTTCCACCAAAGAACCTCGCTTTATGTCCAGAGTTATTCGAGCCCTTGTATCAGTGCGTAGAAAACTGAATCCAAGAATTTTGCGCTCACTAATGAAAGGCTATTTTACTGCTccaaattttacaaataaagaAGAGCTCCTCCCTTTCCTTGCAGAT AGTCAGAGTGAAGGAACCAATGGAGTATCTGCAGTTTTTCGACCACGATCTGGCAAGCAGGCTCAAGTACCAGTCCTTCCTGAGATAGAAATCTACATCCATTTGCTAGTCTTGATTTACCTGATTGATACTAAACAGTATGAAAGG GCAGTGGAATGTTCTCTGCTACTGATAAAAAAATTGGTGTTGCAGAACAGAAGAGCTATGGATATGTTGTCAGCCAAATGTTACTTTTACTATTCAAGGGCTTATGAATTAACCAACAGATTAGAAGAAATTCGAAC GGTTCTCCATGCCAGACTTCGTACCGCAACTCTGCGCTGTGACCATGAAGGACAAGCTACATTGATTAATCTCTTGCTGAGAAACTATCTTCACTACAACCTGTATGAACAAGCTGATAAATTAGTGTCTAAATCAACATTTCCAGAGAGTGCATCTAACAATGAATGGGCTCGCTTCTTGTACTACTTAG GTCGTATAAAAGCAGCACAGCTAGAATATTCAGAAGCACATAAACACTTGTTACAGGCAACAAGAAAAGCACCTCAGCATAGTGCAATAGGCTTCAAACAGACA GTTCAAAAGTTGGCCATTACTGTTGAACTATTGCTAGGAGACATCCCAGATAGGTCTGTGTTTAGGCAGCAGTCAATGAGGAAAACTTTGGCTCCATACTTTCAGTTAACTCAAG CTGTTCGTGGAGGTAACCTACAGAAGTTTAATGAGACCCTTGCCAAGTTTGGCACCAAATTCCAAGCTGAGAACACGTACACTTTGATAGTTAGACTGCGACACAATGTCATTAAGACAGGGGTCAGGATGATTTGCTTGAGCTATTCACGTATTTCTTTAGTTGACATTGCCCAGAAGTTAACCCTTGACAGCCCAGAGGATGCCGAGTTCATTGTAGCTAAG GCTATAAGAGATGGTGTCATTGAGGCCATAATTGACCATGAGAACGGCTATGTCCAGTCAAAAGAAACAGGAGATGTGTATAGTACTAAAGAACCAATGACTGCTTTCCATCAGAGAATTAGTTTCTGTCTTGACATCCACAACCAGAGTGTCAAG GCCATGCGTTTTCCACCCAAATCCTACAACAAAGATTTAGAGTCTGCTGAG GAAcgcagagaaagagagcaacAAGAACTGGAAAGTGCTAAAGAAATAGCAGAGGAGGATTTTGATGGCTTCCCTTAA